In Daphnia magna isolate NIES linkage group LG7, ASM2063170v1.1, whole genome shotgun sequence, a single genomic region encodes these proteins:
- the LOC116926739 gene encoding protein yippee-like 1 — protein sequence MRDVANRQNNNAVVAQPRNNEEPQAPERQQRRRWMANGQHATWFQGIHSMGHSLGSSSSDGPSSSSIKDSCRMVKTFQAYLPECCHRTYSCVHCRAHLANHDELISKSFQGSQGRAYLFNSVVNVGCGPAEERVLLTGLHAVADIYCESCKTTLGWKYEHAFESSQKYKEGKFIIELAHMIKDNGWES from the exons ATGAGAGACGTTGCGAATCGCCAAAACAATAACGCAGTAGTGGCTCAACCGAGGAATAACGAAGAACCACAAGCACCGGAGCGACAGCAACGACGTCGTTGGATGGCAAACGGCCAGCACGCCACTTGGTTTCAAG GTATTCATTCCATGGGCCACTCGTTAGGATCGTCCTCGTCGGACGGGCCGTCTTCATCTTCTATCAAGGATTCTTGCAGAATGGTGAAAACATTTCAGGCTTACTTGCCCGAATGTTGTCACCGCACCTATTCATGCGTCCACTGCCGAGCTCACTTGGCCAATCACGACGAACTCATTTCCAAG TCGTTTCAAGGCAGTCAAGGACGAGCTTATCTCTTCAATTCTGT GGTGAATGTGGGTTGCGGTCCGGCTGAGGAACGTGTCTTGCTCACGGGATTGCACGCTGTCGCAGATATTTATTGCGAGAGTTGTAAAACCACACTCGGCTGGAAATat GAGCACGCATTCGAATCGAGTCAAAAGTACAAGGAAGGCAAATTTATTATTGAATTGGCCCACATGATCAAGGACAACGGATGGGAATCGTAA
- the LOC116926733 gene encoding protein transport protein Sec61 subunit alpha produces the protein MGFKFLEVIKPFCSILPEIAKPERKIQFREKVLWTAITLLIFLVCCQIPLFGIMSSDSADPFYWIRVILASNRGTLMELGISPIVTSGLIMQLLAGAKIIEVGDTPKDRALFNGAQKLFGMVITIGQSIVYVMTGMYGEPSEIGRGVCLLIVIQLFIAGLIVLLLDELLQKGYGLGSGISLFIATNICETIVWKAFSPTTVNTGRGTEFEGAVIALFHLLATRQDKVRALREAFYRQNLPNLMNLLATVLVFAVVIYFQGFRVDLPIKSARYRGQYSSYPIKLFYTSNIPIILQSALVSNLYVISQMLAVKFAGNFLVNLLGVWGDVGGGGPARAYPIGGLCYYLSPPESLGHIAEDPIHAFLYICFMLGSCAFFSKTWIDVSGSSAKDVAKQLKEQQMVMRGHRETSMIHELNRYIPTAAAFGGLCIGALSVIADFMGAIGSGTGILLAVTIIYQYFEIFVKEQSEMGGMSTLLF, from the exons ATGGGCT TCAAATTCTTAGAAGTCATCAAGCCTTTCTGCAGTATACTGCCTGAAATTGCCAAACCTGAGCGCAAAATTCAGTTTCGCGAAAAAGTGCTATGGACAGCCATCACTCTCCTCATCTTTCTTGTGTGCTGCCAG ATCCCTCTGTTTGGCATCATGAGCTCAGACTCTGCCGATCCCTTCTACTGGATCCGTGTCATCCTGGCTTCCAACAGAGGAACGCTCATGGAGTTGGGCATTTCCCCCATCGTCACATCTGGCCTCATCATGCAACTTTTAGCTGGCGCCAAGATTATTGAAGTTGGTGACACTCCAAAGGACAGAGCTCTGTTCAACGGGGCGCAGAAAC TTTTCGGTATGGTCATCACGATCGGTCAATCGATTGTGTACGTCATGACGGGCATGTACGGTGAACCTAGTGAAATTGGTCGCGGTGTTTGCTTGCTGATCGTCATCCAGCTGTTTATCGCCGGCTTGATTGTCCTGTTGCTTGACGAGCTCCTCCAAAAAGGTTACGGTCTCGGCTCGGGTATCTCACTCTTTATCGCCACCAACATTTGCGAAACGATCGTATGGAAAGCGTTCAGCCCGACGACAGTCAACACTGGCCGAGGCACTGAATTCGAAGGCGCCGTTATTGCCTTGTTCCATCTGCTGGCCACCCGACAGGACAAGGTGCGCGCTCTTCGCGAAGCCTTTTACCGCCAAAATCTGCCCAACTTGATGAACTTGTTGGCTACCGTCCTCGTCTTTGCCGTAGTCATATACTTCCAGGGCTTCCGTGTCGACTTGCCCATCAAGTCTGCCCGTTATCGCGGCCAATATTCGTCCTACCCCATCAAGTTGTTTTACACGTCCAACATTCCCATCATCTTGCAGTCTGCCCTCGTCTCCAATTTGTACGTCATTTCTCAAATGTTGGCCGTCAAATTCGCTGGCAACTTTTTGGTGAACTTGCTCGGCGTCTGGGGCGACGTTGGAGGAGGCGGTCCGGCCCGTGCCTACCCCATTGGTGGGCTGTGTTACTACCTGTCTCCGCCAGAGAGTCTGGGTCACATTGCTGAAGATCCCATTCACGCCTTCCTTTACATTTGCTTCATGTTGGGCTCTTGCGCCTTTTTCTCCAAGACGTGGATCGATGTGTCCGGCTCATCCGCCAAAGAT GTTGCCAAGCAATTGAAGGAACAACAGATGGTGATGCGTGGCCATCGCGAGACGTCAATGATTCACGAGTTGAACCGATACATTCCAACTGCTGCTGCTTTTGGTGGTTTGTGTATTGGAGCTCTTTCGGTCATTGCAGATTTCATGGGCGCTATTGGTTCCGGTACGGGTATCCTTTTGGCCGTGACCATCATCTACCAATACTTTGAGATCTTTGTGAAGGAGCAGAGCGAAATGGGTGGCATGAGCACGCTCCTCTTCTAG